In a single window of the Populus alba chromosome 16, ASM523922v2, whole genome shotgun sequence genome:
- the LOC118049749 gene encoding uncharacterized protein, with translation MPAGSMKLGFMAAFAVSGSVVLIARQVHKRLLSDFMKKMEFELAGSRRSCQDKKRVRFADDVLEPSSNNKEYRKRHTKGDNEVLKMEDIVLDQSCDGAKLLEAMH, from the exons atgCCAGCTGGTTCTATGAAGCTTGGTTTCATGGCTGCCTTTGCCGTTTCAGGGAGTGTAGTTCTCATTGCACGTCAAGTCCACAAACGTCTCCTCTCTGATTTCATGAAGAAGATGGAATTTGAATTAGCGG GATCAAGGAGATCATGTCAAGACAAGAAGAGAGTGCGATTTGCAGAtgatgtgttggagccatcatcAAATAACAAGGAGTACCGTAAGAGACACACCAAAGGAGACAACGAGGTCTTGAAAATGGAGGATATTGTCCTAGACCAGAGTTGTGATGGCGCAAAATTGCTAGAGGCCATGCACTGA